A single window of Synechococcus sp. C9 DNA harbors:
- a CDS encoding DUF3177 family protein — protein sequence MPESWLTTLVWMYYRVAVLFYVLVPLGLLVWAWSQRARAVVTLLRIYWQVASLLMINVYLMIAALPVSFFTSFLAQVLIPVSLWFWLDLNEELVERPGLLARVTNIWRWVVTWSASLGAVAMVPFWGCGLKSMPALLADNQCRVWLAAPWGYREWFHRGTSPADLGFWGIVGLVVYGFCLAYFLLVRLAKQGRTALS from the coding sequence ATGCCGGAAAGCTGGTTGACTACGTTGGTTTGGATGTATTACCGGGTGGCGGTACTGTTTTATGTGCTGGTGCCCCTGGGGTTGCTGGTCTGGGCGTGGAGTCAGCGGGCACGGGCGGTGGTGACCCTATTGCGGATTTATTGGCAGGTGGCGAGTTTGTTGATGATCAATGTGTATTTAATGATTGCCGCTTTGCCGGTGAGTTTTTTCACTTCTTTTTTGGCGCAGGTGTTGATCCCGGTTTCCCTGTGGTTTTGGCTGGATTTGAATGAGGAACTGGTGGAACGTCCGGGGCTGTTGGCGCGGGTGACGAATATCTGGCGGTGGGTTGTCACCTGGTCAGCGAGTTTGGGGGCGGTGGCAATGGTACCCTTTTGGGGCTGTGGGCTAAAGAGTATGCCTGCCCTGCTGGCGGATAACCAATGTCGGGTGTGGTTGGCGGCACCCTGGGGCTATCGGGAATGGTTCCATCGGGGCACATCCCCGGCGGATTTGGGGTTTTGGGGGATTGTGGGTTTGGTGGTGTATGGCTTTTGTCTGGCTTATTTTCTGCTGGTACGGTTAGCCAAACAAGGTCGCACGGCTCTTTCTTAA